In one window of Chryseobacterium phocaeense DNA:
- a CDS encoding GIN domain-containing protein produces the protein MRKIIGVGLLAAMVSCGKVSPKGNIENKEVPVENFKNIFLKGKFRVFYARGEKNMVNVETYPNVYDNLDIEVKDDGLFITESNETKGVDFYNITIYSKYNPEKISISDSAEMNISSEIKTDNFRLNLKNYATFMGSVNTRRAEVEMQNRSRANFLGRTKDAVIKISDTASLIAPYWKIENLKIDSKNGNYAEVNVKDSLKGNIQNTAKFVYYNDPIRAFKIEKTTRVENKKLE, from the coding sequence ATGAGAAAGATAATAGGTGTAGGTCTGCTTGCAGCGATGGTTTCCTGCGGAAAAGTATCCCCCAAAGGTAATATTGAAAATAAAGAAGTTCCTGTTGAAAATTTTAAAAATATTTTTCTCAAAGGGAAATTCAGGGTTTTCTACGCCAGAGGAGAGAAAAATATGGTGAATGTGGAAACGTATCCCAATGTGTATGATAATTTAGATATTGAAGTAAAAGATGACGGGTTATTCATTACCGAATCAAACGAGACGAAGGGAGTGGATTTTTACAATATCACCATTTATTCGAAATATAATCCTGAAAAGATAAGTATCTCGGATTCTGCAGAAATGAATATTTCGAGCGAAATTAAGACCGATAATTTTAGGCTTAATTTAAAAAATTATGCTACTTTTATGGGTTCGGTAAACACAAGAAGAGCAGAAGTGGAGATGCAGAACAGAAGCCGGGCCAACTTTTTGGGACGTACCAAAGATGCGGTGATAAAGATTTCTGATACAGCCAGTCTCATTGCGCCTTACTGGAAAATAGAAAACCTGAAGATTGATTCAAAGAACGGAAACTATGCAGAAGTGAATGTAAAAGATTCTTTAAAAGGGAATATTCAGAATACAGCAAAATTTGTATATTATAATGATCCTATCCGGGCTTTTAAAATTGAAAAGACAACCCGGGTGGAGAATAAAAAACTGGAGTGA
- a CDS encoding glycosyltransferase family 2 protein, producing the protein MNLSIVIPLLNEEASLEELFSRIDKVCNSSGLSYEIWFVDDGSTDLSWSIIENMRIQHPQIHGIKFSRNYGKSQALHAAFERANGDVVITMDADLQDFPEEIPELYKMVIEDNYDIVSGWKKKRFDNVMTKNVPSKLFNAAARKVSGVYLHDFNCGLKAYKKQVVKSIDVYGDMHRYIPVLAANAGFRRITEKEVQHQARPYGTSKFGTERFIRGFLDLVTLWFVSRFGGRPMHFFGAVGTVMFIVGFLSALWLGASKLIDVARGIYGHLITNNPWFYIALTMMIMGTLLFIAGFLGEMIIRTNREHKNYNIDEVI; encoded by the coding sequence ATGAATTTATCTATAGTTATTCCGTTATTAAACGAAGAAGCTTCCCTGGAGGAGCTTTTTTCCAGAATTGATAAGGTCTGCAATTCCAGCGGCTTATCCTATGAAATCTGGTTTGTAGATGACGGAAGTACAGATCTTTCGTGGAGCATTATCGAGAATATGCGGATTCAGCATCCTCAGATCCACGGAATTAAATTTTCCCGGAATTACGGAAAATCCCAGGCACTTCATGCCGCTTTTGAAAGAGCAAACGGAGATGTGGTCATTACCATGGATGCCGACCTGCAGGACTTTCCGGAAGAAATTCCTGAGCTTTATAAAATGGTTATCGAGGATAATTATGACATCGTTTCAGGCTGGAAGAAGAAACGTTTTGATAACGTGATGACGAAAAATGTTCCGTCCAAACTTTTCAATGCAGCAGCAAGAAAAGTTTCAGGAGTATACCTTCACGATTTCAACTGCGGTTTGAAAGCTTATAAAAAGCAGGTAGTAAAATCCATTGATGTATACGGAGACATGCACCGTTATATTCCCGTACTGGCTGCCAATGCCGGATTCAGAAGAATTACTGAAAAGGAAGTACAGCATCAGGCGAGACCTTACGGAACTTCAAAATTCGGAACCGAAAGATTTATCAGAGGGTTTCTGGATCTTGTAACGCTTTGGTTTGTAAGCCGTTTTGGCGGAAGGCCGATGCATTTCTTTGGTGCAGTAGGAACCGTAATGTTTATCGTAGGTTTTCTTTCAGCATTGTGGCTAGGAGCTTCAAAACTGATTGATGTGGCAAGAGGAATTTACGGACATCTGATCACCAATAATCCATGGTTTTATATCGCCCTGACGATGATGATTATGGGAACGTTACTTTTTATAGCCGGCTTCCTGGGAGAAATGATTATCAGAACCAACAGGGAACATAAAAACTACAATATTGACGAAGTGATTTAA
- a CDS encoding four helix bundle protein gives MKRQPGWRIKNWSDKRAGRWKREVIAEKKQNMSFKFEKLIIWQKSMEFGEEIFKLSRNFPKDEAFNLTSQIRRASDSVALNISEGSILQSKPEFKKFLGYAIRSLAETVTCLYKAKNRNYISEVEFLKIYNECYNLMNQIIAFRNQLKE, from the coding sequence TTGAAAAGACAACCCGGGTGGAGAATAAAAAACTGGAGTGATAAGAGAGCTGGGAGATGGAAGAGGGAAGTTATAGCAGAGAAAAAACAAAACATGAGTTTCAAATTTGAAAAGTTGATTATCTGGCAGAAGTCCATGGAATTTGGAGAAGAAATTTTTAAATTGTCTCGAAATTTTCCAAAAGACGAAGCTTTTAATTTAACTTCACAAATAAGAAGAGCATCTGATTCTGTGGCACTTAATATTTCGGAAGGAAGTATTTTGCAGTCTAAACCGGAATTTAAAAAATTTTTAGGATATGCAATAAGGTCCTTAGCCGAAACTGTAACCTGCTTGTATAAAGCAAAAAACAGGAATTATATTTCAGAGGTTGAATTTTTAAAAATATACAATGAGTGTTATAATTTAATGAATCAGATTATTGCATTTAGAAACCAACTAAAAGAATGA
- a CDS encoding DUF3667 domain-containing protein, giving the protein MNQKNCLNCGHRISDEFCPHCGQKSGTARITPNSLITGDILGSIWHIEARFFRTLKHILWSPGKMAMDYIAGKRVRYYNLFSLLLILFGFNVLALHFYMDLSSIEINEENSKLIDFFSRYSKASLFGLIPVMALNGWMLFRRANLNLAEHVIIAVVALCGILVILLADDFISILQLYSPLRKIMNVLDKILVFGLILFPGFTYFNAFRSFYPVFGLIWRTLVFFLLMLIEIALIFIVIYKIF; this is encoded by the coding sequence ATGAATCAAAAAAACTGTCTGAACTGCGGTCACAGAATCTCCGATGAGTTTTGCCCTCATTGCGGACAGAAATCCGGTACAGCCAGAATAACTCCTAATTCTTTGATTACCGGTGATATTTTAGGCTCCATCTGGCATATTGAGGCCCGTTTTTTTCGTACCCTAAAACATATTTTATGGAGTCCGGGAAAAATGGCCATGGATTATATTGCAGGGAAAAGAGTCAGATATTATAATCTGTTTTCCTTATTGCTGATCCTTTTTGGTTTTAATGTATTGGCATTACATTTTTATATGGATTTATCTTCCATAGAAATTAATGAAGAGAATTCAAAATTAATAGATTTTTTTTCCAGATATTCCAAGGCCAGTTTATTTGGATTAATTCCTGTGATGGCTCTTAACGGCTGGATGCTCTTCAGACGGGCAAATCTTAATCTTGCGGAGCATGTTATAATCGCTGTAGTTGCCCTTTGTGGAATTTTGGTGATCTTGCTGGCTGATGATTTTATCAGTATTCTTCAGCTGTACAGTCCCTTGAGAAAAATCATGAATGTCCTGGACAAGATTTTGGTTTTTGGCCTTATCTTGTTTCCGGGTTTTACTTATTTTAATGCTTTCAGGAGTTTTTATCCTGTCTTTGGGCTGATCTGGCGGACGCTTGTGTTTTTCCTGCTGATGCTGATTGAAATAGCCCTGATTTTTATTGTTATATATAAAATATTTTAA
- a CDS encoding phospho-sugar mutase → MTTLEKAQLWLSDTFDIETRNAVQALIDSNSPDLEDSFYRELEFGTGGMRGIMGVGTNRLNKYTLGQATQGLANYMLQQFKGEEIKVAIAYDVRHNSKEFGKLVADVLTANGIKVLLFKDHRPTPELSFTVRDKKCNGGIVLTASHNPPEYNGYKVYWNDGAQIVPPHDEAIINEVYSVKFDEIKFNGNDDLIEWIGEEQDDVYIDACIENSTYQNVGKENLNIVFTSIHGTTYTTIPKALEKAGFKKVDLVKEQMIPSGNFTTVESPNPEEPAALEMAMDLARITNADIVIGTDPDGDRLGIAVRNLDGEMQLLNGNQTNTILTYYILNEWRKQERITGKEFIGSTIVTSDIFFDIAQKFGVDCKVGLTGFKWIGKMIREAEGKEKFICGGEESFGFMTGDFVRDKDSCGSILVACEIAAWCKANGRTMYQYMIEIYQDLGMYYEGLVNIVRKGKEGAEEIQNMMKNFRENPPKELAGSLVEEVKDFKEQTSFSVSKNETKVMNDIPKSNVLIYYTQDGTKVCVRPSGTEPKIKFYISVKDSITSEADFRDKLKSLEAKIEDVRRDLQLN, encoded by the coding sequence ATGACAACATTAGAAAAAGCACAACTTTGGTTAAGTGATACATTCGATATAGAAACAAGAAATGCCGTTCAGGCTCTGATCGACAGCAATTCTCCGGATCTGGAAGACTCTTTTTACCGGGAGCTTGAATTCGGGACAGGAGGAATGCGCGGTATCATGGGAGTTGGAACCAACCGTCTCAATAAATATACTTTGGGACAGGCTACACAGGGACTGGCCAATTATATGCTTCAGCAGTTTAAAGGAGAGGAAATTAAAGTGGCCATCGCTTATGATGTGCGTCATAATTCAAAAGAATTCGGGAAACTGGTGGCTGATGTTTTAACAGCTAACGGAATTAAAGTACTGCTTTTCAAAGATCACAGACCTACTCCTGAACTGTCCTTTACCGTTAGAGATAAAAAATGCAACGGAGGAATTGTCCTTACAGCCTCTCACAACCCGCCTGAATACAACGGGTATAAAGTATACTGGAATGATGGAGCACAGATTGTTCCACCACATGATGAAGCGATCATCAATGAAGTGTATTCTGTGAAATTTGATGAAATTAAATTTAATGGAAATGACGATCTGATCGAGTGGATCGGTGAAGAGCAGGACGATGTATATATCGATGCATGTATTGAAAATTCAACTTACCAGAATGTAGGGAAGGAGAATCTGAATATTGTTTTTACCTCTATACACGGGACAACCTATACCACGATTCCAAAAGCTTTGGAAAAAGCAGGATTCAAAAAAGTGGATCTGGTAAAAGAGCAGATGATCCCAAGCGGTAATTTCACCACAGTAGAATCTCCGAACCCGGAAGAACCTGCAGCTCTTGAAATGGCAATGGACCTGGCAAGAATCACCAACGCGGATATCGTGATCGGAACAGATCCGGACGGCGACAGGCTGGGAATTGCTGTAAGAAATCTTGATGGTGAAATGCAGCTTTTGAACGGAAACCAGACCAATACCATTCTTACCTATTACATTCTGAATGAATGGAGAAAACAGGAAAGAATTACCGGAAAAGAGTTTATTGGATCGACCATCGTAACTTCAGATATTTTCTTTGATATTGCGCAGAAATTCGGAGTGGACTGTAAAGTTGGATTAACCGGATTCAAATGGATCGGGAAAATGATCCGTGAAGCAGAAGGAAAAGAAAAATTTATCTGCGGCGGTGAGGAAAGTTTCGGCTTTATGACAGGAGATTTTGTCCGTGACAAAGATTCCTGCGGAAGTATCCTTGTGGCGTGTGAAATTGCGGCATGGTGCAAAGCCAATGGAAGAACCATGTATCAGTACATGATTGAGATCTATCAGGACCTTGGCATGTATTACGAAGGGCTGGTGAATATCGTCAGAAAAGGAAAAGAAGGTGCTGAAGAAATTCAGAATATGATGAAAAACTTCCGCGAAAATCCACCGAAAGAACTGGCAGGATCATTAGTGGAGGAAGTAAAAGACTTTAAAGAGCAGACCAGCTTCAGCGTTTCAAAAAATGAAACCAAAGTGATGAACGACATTCCAAAATCGAATGTGCTGATTTATTACACCCAGGATGGAACCAAAGTATGTGTAAGACCATCCGGAACAGAGCCAAAGATTAAATTTTACATATCTGTGAAAGATTCCATTACCTCTGAAGCAGATTTCAGGGATAAATTGAAATCTCTGGAAGCGAAAATAGAAGATGTAAGAAGAGATTTACAACTCAATTAA